A genomic window from Silene latifolia isolate original U9 population chromosome 11, ASM4854445v1, whole genome shotgun sequence includes:
- the LOC141613405 gene encoding uncharacterized protein LOC141613405 produces the protein MGPKRSEEPEDGNKDDLKRSKVNFPKKKLSKVPGTSKLNIASNIKVSHLSSNGLVNLVKQLARDVKFLLSKDDVCDVFGLPNGGDKVQVVYTGHSVLSSQETLKAEFRKKFNVEGTNYVTIPAVYTAITDLGDDGGDEFRRLFVLYAMSIVLAPPSNYGIDFTILKAVQDVSRIHHLDWCAYVFDKLVAGVEQCRTGSSTLRGCILVVMVAYFHRLSFTEKTMSSETPLIKHWDEKYFVSRCISELKSGSLGNGEYVNGVYPVSQTLKRSKSLLRCVRSLINSEHGKKYLELPDCFDTDDVIRAKAADVSQAHLLMMKRDVEIFLHLYTQRKEAMGKECGSSTVEDSSTATSVSSTPAFISDDDSLFTKYFNFICEKAEEMKQAGSKLPLYESFCKEHEKGKHEKGEHEKGKDERNGGFAFDPEKYKVVYSREKGKNKVSDVAVEKPNEEVPTDDGIDNIDVENETVDLSSVDDVVNKVVNEGVVGDRIQDNSVISAYLLHSDVMPEHTFFGICGIGCDLDCESPNPDAVVVSVFLCKYKELFAPILMRRKTVLDYCFLHDHDLRIGEDLVVFSFHHMLTRDDIISLSAKTMITSNVIDCWSFLLNDMLVKVGKGLSPTRSFFCTSHSLL, from the exons ATGGGTCCTAAACGTAGCGAGGAGCCCGAAGATGGTAATAAAGATGATTTGAAACGCTCAAAAGTAAATTTTCCAAAAAAGAAGCTCAGTAAGGTTCCTGGAACTTCAAAATTGAACAT TGCTTCAAACATTAAAGTGAGTCATTTGTCGTCTAATGGTTTGGTTAATCTGGTAAAACAACTTG CAAGAGATGTCAAATTTCTTCTGTCAAAAGATGATGTGTGTGATGTTTTTGGATTGCCAAATGGTGGTGATAAGGTTCAGGTTGTTTATACTGGACATAGTgtattgtcttcacaagaaacgtTGAAAGCTGAGTTCCGGAAGAAGTTTAACGTAGAAGGGACAAATTATGTTACTATCCCTGCTGTTTATACTGCAATTACTGATTTGGGGGATGATGGGGGAGATGAATTTCGGAGGCTGTTTGTGCTTTATGCTATGTCCATTGTCCTTGCTCCCCCTTCAAATTATGGAATTGACTTTACAATTCTTAAAGCGGTGCAAGATGTTTCACGTATCCACCATTTGGATTGGTGTGCGTATGTGTTTGATAAATTAGTCGCAGGTGTTGAGCAGTGTAGAACTGGGTCGTCTACTTTGCGTGGTTGCATACTTGTTGTTATGGTGGCATACTTCCATCGTTTGTCTTTTACGGAAAAAACAATGTCTTCTGAGACTCCTCTTATCAAGCACTGGGATGAGAAGTATTTTGTTAGTAGGTGTATTTCAGAGCTCAAGTCTGGTTCGCTAGGTAATGGGGAATATGTCAATGGTGTGTATCCTGTCTCGCAAACGCTTAAGAGAAGCAAAAGTCTGCTGAGGTGTGTGCGGTCGTTGATAAACTCCGAACACGGGAAAAAGTATCTGGAACTGCCTGACTGTTTTGATACTGATGATGTTATTCGAGCAAAGGCCGCTGAT gtttcccaagcacatcttttgatgatgaagagggatgttgagatatttctcCATTTGTACACGCAACGGAAGGAAGCGATGGGGAAGGAGTGTGGTTCTTCAACAGTTGAAGATTCTTCGACAGCCACTTCAGTTTCTTCGACTCCTGCTTTCATTAGTGACGATGATTCTTTGTTCActaaatatttcaattttatttgtgAAAAAGCTGAGGAAATGAAACAGGCGGGAAGTAAACTGCCGTTGTATGAAAGTTTTTGTAAGGAGCATGAAAAGGGGAAGCATGAAAAGGGGGAGCATGAAAagggaaaagatgaaaggaatggGGGTTTTGCGTTTGATCCCGAAAAATATAAGGTGGTTTATTCTCGGGAGAAAGGTAAAAATAAGGTCTCTGATGTAGCGGTTGAGAAACCGAATGAGGAGGTGCCAACTGATGACGGCATTGATAATATTGATGTTGAGAATGAAACTGTGGACTTGAGTAGTGTGGATGACGTTGTTAACAAAGTTGTCAACGAGGGTGTTGTTGGGGATAGAATCCAAGATAATTCTGTTATAAGTGCTTACCTGCTGCATTCAGACGTTATGCCTGAGCATACGTTTTTTGGGATTTGTGGTATAGGGTGTGATTTAGATTGTGAATCACCCAATCCTGATGCAGTTGTAGTTTCTGTTTTTTTGTGCAAGTACAAGGAGCTTTTTGCTCCTATTTTAATGCGGAGGAAGACTGTACTTGATTACTGTTTTCTGCACGATCATGACCTACGAATTGG GGAGGATTTGGTTGTGTTTTCATTTCATCACATGTTAACTCGAGATGACATTATTTCATTGTCTGCTAAGACTATGATCACATCGAACGTGATTGATTGCTGGTCATTCTTACTTAATGACATGCTGGTCAAGGTTGGGAAAGGGTTATCCCCCACAAGAAGTTTTTTTTGTACAAGTCATTCG TTATTGTAA